A genomic stretch from Vanrija pseudolonga chromosome 6, complete sequence includes:
- the GPP2 gene encoding (DL)-glycerol-3-phosphatase 2 produces the protein MTAPTLRAKIEYVIFDMDGLLTTRSTDAQRIYTQVTNDILARYGLKMTWEIKAGLMGKVQREASEYLFSHFPGLEQKLSIDDYLTERIAMQDELFRRVPPMRGAVALVQSLHKAGVPIALATGSNKRNFELKTAHLPELFGLFDADAILTADSPEVRPGRGKPNPDIFLAAATKLGKDVGSPDAEPTAAQAAERARGLVFEDARPGVAAGVKAGMNVVWVPEPELLALEPDANFGAKQVLAHLEQWDPKEWGLPPVSFVVPDLK, from the exons ATGACTGCCCCCACGCTCCGCGCCAAGATCGAATATGTCATCTTCGACATGGACGGGCTGCTGA CGACTCGGAG CACTGACGCCCAGCGCATCTACACCCAGGTCACGA ACGACATTCTCGCGCGGTATGGCCTCAAGATGACCTGGGAGATCAAGGCGGGGCTGATGGGCAAGG tccAGCGCGAGGCCTCAGAGTACCTCTTCTCGCACTTCCCCGGCCTCGAGCAAAAGCTCAGCATCGACGACTACCTCACCGAGCGTATCGCGATGCAGGACGAGCTCTTCCGCCGCGTTCCGCCcatgcgcggcgcggtcgcccTCGTGCAGAGCCTGCACAAGGCCGGGGTGCCCATCGCGCTGGCAACGGGGAGCAACAAGCGCAACTTTGAGCTCAAGACG GCCCACCTCCCCGAGCTCTTCGGCCTcttcgacgccgacgcgatcCTGACGGCAGACTCGCCCGAAGTGCGCCCAGGCAGGGGCAAGCCCAACCCCGACATcttcctcgcggcggcgacaaagCTGGGCAAGGACGTCGGcagccccgacgccgagccgacggcggcgcaggccgccgagcgcgcgcgcggcctcgtgTTTGAGGACGCTCGGccgggcgtcgcggccggcgtcaaGGCCGGGATGAATG TCGTCTGGGTCCCCGAACccgagctccttgcgctcgagCCCGATGCCAACTTTGGCGCCAAGCAGGTGCTGGCGCACCTCGAGCAGTGGGACCCCAAGGAGTGGGGCCTGCCGCCTGTTTCGTTTGTCGTTCCCGACCTCAAGTAG
- the tdiD gene encoding Aminotransferase tdiD, with product MSLDRPSRIVRPPFPLCLNATSNSNIDDSSNSPIKAIKLRPEDHRVHRSPLPISAHQANTHHTHTQANFFFCVNPITPPHTMSPPVALADSAVSSPFPQSPKESPKLAANGNGAEVPCFLSDRAKATQIDGIRGLLPFETEGVVSFLAGKPNPTTFPFDSITLNLKAPVGGGDIPPAITIDGEDLDAALQYGPSAGLTKIRNWLSDLQEHVHKRKPGNWTISMGSGSQDLMSKGFAALLNPGDPILVETPVYSGVLPALRQLNAQTIEVGVDEEGLSAVKLEEVLANWPADKKRPRVIYSTPVGCNPSGCSASAQRKRDVLQVMKKYDLLMMEDDPYYFLTVDLIPSYFELEPEVFPNGGHVIRFDSFSKLLSAGLRLGYATGPKDILHAIDVQHAGSNLHTSSLSQATALRLLQHWGIDGFLNHATNVAKYYRDRRDLFEAAAHKYLDGLATWVSPIAGMFLWIDLSPAGITDSYSLIRNEALAKGVLAVPGQAFFPSGRPSTHVRVSFSIVDLEKEAPLGLQRLAEAIKDKQKELGVKA from the exons ATGTCGCTTGACCGGCCGAGTCGGATTGTTAGGCCACCATTCCCACTTTGCTTAAACGCGACGAGCAACAGCAACATTGACGACAGCAGCAACTCCCCCATCAAAGCGATAAAGCTACGCCCCGAGGATCATCGTGTGCATAGATCTCCACTGCCCATCAGCGCGCATCAAGCcaacacacaccacacacacacacaggcCAACTTTTTTTTTTGCGTCAACCCCATCACTCCACCCCACACAATGTCGCcccccgtcgcgctcgccgactcggcagTCTCGTCGCCCTTCCCCCAGAGCCCCAAGGAGTCGCCCAAGCTCGCtgccaacggcaacggcgccgaggtgcccTGCTTCCTCTCGGACCGCGCCAAGGCGACGCAGATTGACGGCA TCCGTGGCCTCCTTCCGTTCGAGACTGAGGGCGTTGTTTCTTTC CT CGCCGGCAAGCCCAACCCCACGACCTTCCCCTTCGACTCGATCACGCTCAACCTCAAGGCgccggtcggcggcggcgacatccCGCCCGCGATCACgatcgacggcgaggacctcgacgccgcgctccagtACGGCCCTAGCGCGGGCCTCACCAAGATCCGCAACTGGCTCAGCGACCTCCAGGAGCATGTGCACAAGCGCAAGCCTGGAAACTGGACCATCTCGATGGGCTCTGGCTCGCAGGATCTGATGAGCAAG GGcttcgccgcgctcctcaacCCCGGCGACCCGATCCTCGTCGAGACCCCCGTCTACTCGGGCGTCCTGCCCGCCCTCCGCCAGCTCAACGCGCAGACCatcgaggtcggcgtcgacgaggagggcctcTCGGccgtcaagctcgaggaaGTGCTCGCCAACTGGCCCGCCGACAAGAAGCGCCCCCGCGTCATCTACTCGACCCCCGTCGGCTGCAACCCCTCGGgatgctcggcgtcggcgcagcgcaagcgcgacgtcCTCCAGGTCATGAAGAAGTACGACCTCCTCATGATGGAGGACGACCCGTACTACTTCCTCACGGTCGACCTCATCCCCTCGTACTTtgagctcgagcccgaggtgtTCCCCAACGGCGGCCACGTCATCCGCTTCGACTCGTTCTCCAAGCTGCTGTCGGCTGGTCTGCGTCTCGGCTACGCCACGGGCCCCAAGGACATCCTGCACGCCATCGACGTCCAGCACGCCGGCTCCAACCTGcacacgtcgtcgctgtcccaGGCGaccgcgctccgcctcctccagcACTGGGGCATCGACGGCTTCCTCAACCACGCCACCAACGTCGCAAAGTACTACCGGGACCGCCGCGACCTgttcgaggccgccgcgcacaaGTACCTTGACGGCTTGGCGACGTGGGTCTCGCCTATCGCGGGCATGTTCCTCTGGATCGACCTCAGCCCCGCCGGCATCACCGACTCGTACTCGCTCATCCGCAACGAGGCGCTTGCGAAGGGTGTGCTCGCCGTGCCTGGCCAGGCCTTCTTCCCCTCGGGCCGCCCAAGCACCCACGTCCGTGTGTCCTTCTCGATTGTCGATCTTGAGAAGGAGGCGCCCCTTGGTctccagcgcctcgccgaggccatcaaggacaagcagaaggagctcggcgtcaaggccTAG
- the RAI1 gene encoding Decapping nuclease RAI1, translating to MARPVEALDLPPRNLPAPPPYRLPTLITTYSHLPDRSIEPGDASMAWYRPAPVGADLKYGLERRIERDDSVDEHLDGLVDALRGVLEEGGGAERKGGVVTWRGMLTRIMTAPYEDREGWEMDALALDGSVYLELYDPPEARQRRAHDQSAWADASYMGYAYESYSTTTREEVFDGPEGWGGDVNTNVQWCNVVRSAIGDVPVCLGGEVDCVRAPPGSPNPGLAACIELKTNKVIESERHDAVFHKKLLKHWAQSFLLGVETVEVGFRTDAGILVSRHAFDTGGIPALVAQAHGSNTWSPVPCLHFLHAVLAMLVRHVLPSDPVERYTGREIPPAVLWRLRFTPRGGCELFCLGEVDDHDGRWGGILPEDYVHWRLERAAAASTATTA from the exons ATGGCGCGCCCAGTCGAAGCGCTGgacctgccgccgcgcaacctgcccgcgccgcccccgtaCCGGCTCCCAACATTGATAACGACCTACTCGCACCTGCCCGACAGGAGCATTGAGCCAGGGGACGCAAGTATGGCGTGGTATCGGCCAGCGCCGGTCGGCGCGGACCTGAAGTAcgggctcgagcggcgcatcgagcgcgacgacagcgtcgacgagcacctcgacgggctggttgacgcgctgcgcggggtgctggaggagggcgggggcgcggaGCGCAAGGGCGGGGTGGTGACCTGGCGCGGGATGCTCACGCG GATCATGACTGCGCCCTATGAAGACCGCGAGGGGTGGGAGatggacgcgctcgcgctcgacgggAGCGTGTATCTCGAGCTGTATGACccgcccgaggcgcgccagcggcg CGCGCACGACcagtcggcgtgggcggaCGCATCGTACATGGGCTACGCTTACGAGAGCTACTCTACCACCACTCGCGAGGAGGTGTTTGACGGCCCGGAGgggtggggcggcgacgTGAATACCAATGTGCAG TGGTGTAATGTCGTACGGAGTGCCATTGGGGACGTGCCGGTTTGTCTtggtggcgaggtggacTGCGTTCGGG CACCACCCGGCTCGCCCAACCCCGGCCTAGCCGCGTGCATCGAGCTCAAGACCAACAAGGTCATCGAGAGCGAACGGCACGACGCAGTGTTCCACAAGAAGCTGCTCAAGCACTGGGCGCAGAGCTTTCTCCTTGGCGTAGAG ACAGTCGAGGTCGGCTTCCGCACAGACGCCGGCATCCTCGTATCGCGGCACGCGTTCGACACAGGCGGCATCCCTGCGCTTGTCGCGCAAGCCCACGGCAGCAACACCTGGTCCCCCGTGCCGTGCCTGCACTTCCtgcacgccgtgctcgccatgCTTGTGCGGCACGTGCTTCCTTCGGACCCGGTGGAGAGGTACACGGGGCGAGAGATACCGCCCGCAGTGCTCTGGCGCCTGCGGTTCACCCCGCGCGGCGGGTGTGAGCTGTTTTgtctcggcgaggtcgacgaccacgacgggCGCTGGGGCGGTATCTTGCCCGAGGACTATGTGCACTGGCGGctggagcgcgccgcggcggcgtcgacagcaACAACGGCGTGA
- the HIS4 gene encoding Histidine biosynthesis trifunctional protein, translating into MPSLPTPVFLPAVDPTAAALVPSLALIGPLLVPASLVGAVVPTLPKTATYIVDISAPNDVDPVLLLNNGAIALVVSQAQLENLSAEGIPSDRLIVKLGESELASAPRLAKAAAGLYVTEATKPVSAKSLGVKAQVFVELKSTSASTLVEDIKASLPTTIVVPTSLLTNGASTATHVSIADAFLAPVISDRPDGLFPTIVSSSTHSSRPLGMVYSSRESVSEAIKTQKGVYQSRKHGLWRKGETSGSVQDLVAIELDCDTDSLVFQVVQHGTGFCHLGTPTCFGSFSGLARLEDTLKSRLESAPEGSYTKRLFTDEKLLRAKILEEAEELCDAQTKEEVAFEAADLFYFALARAVSKGVSLKDIELALDAKALKVTRRKGDAKPKYEAKVAESSTPAPAAAAAPAPVAPAASETIRMKTTKLSTLNKAEQKKLLLRPVLNSLAMIDKVKPIVERVRTEGDAGLKAMTKQFDKAELSSNIQLPPFATPSLEELPPVVREAIDQAYLNVKTFHAAQVDKAPLKVETMPGVVCSRFARPIQRVGIYVPGGTAILPSTAIMLGVPAQVAGCKEIVLATPPRADGSISPEVLYVAQLTGVTAILKAGGAQAVAAMAYGTGEVPKVDKIFGPGNQWVTAAKMYLQNDTDALIAIDMPAGPSEVLVMADSTANPVFVASDLLSQAEHGVDSQVVLVAINLTEKHLAEIEAEVDKQARALPRVEIARQAIAKSLIVLVDTQAEGIAFSNEYAPEHLILHLENAPAAVASIDNAGSVFVGAFTPESCGDYASGTNHTLPTNGYARQFSGVNTASFQKSITSQEITREGLSVLGPVVVTLAEREGLDAHANAVRVRLQALQA; encoded by the coding sequence atGCCATCACTCCCCACACCAGTATTCCTCCCAGCAGTGGACccgacagcggcagcgctcgtcccctcgctcgcgctcatcggcccgctcctcgtcccggccagcctcgtcggcgccgtcgtcccgaCGCTGCCCAAGACAGCGACGTACATTGTCGACATTTCGGCGCccaacgacgtcgacccCGTCCTCCTGCTCAACAATGGCGCgatcgccctcgtcgtctcgcaGGCCCAGCTGGAGAACCTCTCGGCCGAGGGCATCCCCTCTGACCGCCTGAttgtcaagctcggcgagagcgagctcGCGTCCGCGCCCcggctcgccaaggccgccgccggcctgtacgtcaccgaggccaccaagcccgtctcggccaagtcgctcggcgtcaaggccCAGGTGTTTGTCGAGCTCaagtcgacgtcggcgtcgaccctcgtcgaggacatcAAGGCCTCGCTGCCAACGACGATTGTCGTCCCCACGTCGCTCCTGACCAACGGCGCGTCGACAGCCACCCACGTTTCCATCGCCGATGCGTTCCTCGCCCCCGTCATCTCGGACCGCCCTGACGGCCTCTTCCCCACCATTGTCTCCTCGTCAACCCACTCGTCGCGCCCCCTCGGCATGGTCTACTCGTCCCGCGAGAGCGTATCCGAGGCCATTAAGACGCAGAAGGGCGTCTACCAGTCGCGCAAGCACGGTCTCTGGCGCAAGGGCGAGACGTCGGGCTCGGTCCAGGACCTCGTGGCTATCGAGCTCGACTGCGACACGGACAGCTTGGTCTTCCAGGTCGTCCAGCACGGCACCGGCTTCTGCCACCTCGGCACTCCTACCTGCTTCGGCTCGTTCTCCGgcctcgcccgtctcgaggACACGCTCAAGTCGCGCCTTGAGAGCGCTCCCGAGGGATCGTACACCAAGCGCTTGTTCACCGACGAGAAGCTCCTCCGCGCCAAGatcctcgaggaggccgaggagctgtGCGACGCCcagaccaaggaggaggtcgcTTTCGAGGCCGCAGACCTGTTCTACTttgccctcgcccgcgccgttAGCAAGGGCGTGAGCTTGAAGGACATtgagctcgcgcttgacgccaaggcgctcaaggtgACCCGCCGCAAGGGCGATGCCAAGCCCAAGTACGAGGCCAAGGTtgccgagtcgtcgaccccggctcctgctgctgccgctgcccccgcccccgttGCCCCTGCCGCCTCGGAGACCATCCGCATGAAGACGACCAAGCTCTCGACCCTCAACAAGGCCGAGCAGAAGAAGCTCCTTCTCCGCCCTGTGCTCAACTCGCTGGCCATGATCGACAAGGTCAAGCCTatcgtcgagcgtgtccgCACCGAGGGTGACGCTGGCCTCAAGGCCATGACCAAGCAGTTtgacaaggccgagctgtCGTCCAACATTCAGCTTCCTCCCTTCGCTACCCCCTCGCTGGAGGAGCTTCCCCCCGTCGTCCGCGAGGCCATCGACCAGGCGTACCTCAACGTCAAGACGTTCCACGCCGCCCAGGTCGACAAGGCGCCGCTCAAGGTCGAGACCATGCCCGGTGTCGTCTGCTCGCGTTTCGCCCGCCCCATCCAGCGTGTCGGTATCTATGTCCCCGGTGGCACTGCCATTCTCCCCTCGACCGCCATCATGCTGGGTGTGCCTGCCCAGGTCGCTGGCTGCAAGGAGATTGTCCTGGCCACGcctccccgcgccgacggctcCATCTCGCCCGAGGTCCTGTATGTTGCCCAGCTCACTGGCGTCACTGCCATCCTCAAGGCTGGTGGTGCCCAGGCTGTCGCCGCCATGGCGTACGGAACGGGAGAGGTGCCCAAGGTCGACAAGATCTTTGGCCCCGGCAACCAGTGGGTCACTGCCGCCAAGATGTACCTGCAGAACGACACAGAcgcgctcatcgccatcGACATGCCCGCTGGACCCTCCGAGGTGCTCGTCATGGCCGACTCGACTGCCAACCCAGTGTTTGTCGCGTCCGACCTGCTGtcgcaggccgagcacggTGTCGACTCGCAGGttgtgctcgtcgccatcaacCTGACAGAGAAGCACCTTGCCGAGattgaggccgaggtggacaaGCAGGCCCGCGCGCTGCCCCGCGTGGAGATTGCGCGCCAGGCGATTGCCAAGTCGCtcatcgtgctcgtcgacacgcAGGCGGAGGGTATCGCCTTCTCGAACGAGTACGCTCCCGAGCACCTGATTCTCCACCTCGAGAACGCGCctgcggccgtcgcgtcgatCGACAACGCGGGCTCAGTGTTTGTTGGCGCCTTCACGCCCGAGTCGTGCGGCGACTATGCGTCGGGCACCAACCACACGCTGCCGACCAACGGGTACGCGCGCCAGTTCTCGGGCGTCAACACGGCCTCGTTCCAAAAGTCGATCACGAGCCAGGAGATTACCCGCGAGGGATTGTCAGTGCTCGGCCCGGTGGTCgtcacgctcgccgagcgcgagggcctGGACGCGCACGCCAacgccgtgcgcgtgcgcctTCAGGCGCTCCAGGCGTAA
- the CPS1_4 gene encoding Carboxypeptidase S encodes MSEKAATPQSLPAPASTPADTQRAGENRKIKFIAGALLALFLVVPLLGGTAGCAEHAKSAMAKVTGKGKHHGGHGGHGHHHKPKPSPKGFCPAQPAPLNVGDNWDPAAEEGYGLAAAQRLARAVQINTVSYDNAPADPKDPAFDGHYKFAEYLSAEFPKVYETLQHEEVNTHGHLYTWKGSNEGLKPVYLMAHEDTVPVNPETIGQWAHAPWSGDITTDEEGAPGTWIWGRGASDCKNSLVGILAAIEKLANEGWTPERTVLIGYGFDEEISGSRGAGPISAIIQERYGVDSIAFLVDEGFSGVEDDVYGLRIASLGMAEKGSTSVKLTVDTLGGHSSVPPPHTGIGYISKFITQIEEHPFKPELTEQSPYLKYLSCLSEHAPSIPGKLKKAVQNPKKWGKLAKKLAAADLKVNAFLATTTAVDLINGGVKVNALPEVVTAVVNHRVSFVSSVNETRQHYLDVLVPYAKKLGFSVTAFGEEEERTDRHLTIESVPRGAESGLEPAPHTPADAPPFELLAGTIKTVFGEDTIVSPTGMYANTDTARTWRLTKHIFRFNPARVTDGLNVHTVNERMKLDGHLSTIRFYYKLLHNTAGWTD; translated from the exons atgtCCGAGAAAGCTGCCACACCGCAgtcgctgcccgcgccggcgtctaCCCCCGCCGACACGCAGCGTGCGGGCGAGAACCGCAAGATCAAGTtcatcgccggcgcgctgctcgcgctgtTCCTCGTCGTGCCGCTGCTTGGCGGCACGGCCGGCTGCGCGGAGCATGCAAAGTCCGCCATGGCGAAAGTCaccggcaagggcaagcaccacggcggccacggcggccatGGGCATCAccacaagcccaagcccagcCCCAAGGGCTTCTGCCCTGCGCAGCCCGCCCCCTTGAACGTCGGCGACAACTGGGACCCCGCAGCGGAGGAGGGCTatggcctcgcggcggcacagcgcctcgcgcgcgcggtgcagATCAACACCGTATCGTACGACAACGCGCCTGCCGACCCCAAGGACCCGGCGTTCGACGGGCACTACAAGTTTGCAGAGTACCTCTCCGCCGAGTTCCCCAAGGTGTACGAGACGCTGCAGCACGAGGAGGTCAACACCCACGGGCACCTGTACACCTGGAAGGGCAGCAACGAGGGCTTGAAGCCCGTGTACCTCATGGCTCATGAGGACACTGTGCCCGTCAACCCTGAGACTATCGGGCAGTGGGCCCATGCCCCGTGGTCGGGCGACAtcaccaccgacgaggagggcgcgcCGGGCACCTGGATctggggccgcggcgcgagcgactGCAAGAACTCGCTCGTGGGCATCCTCGCTGCTATTGAGAAGCTCGCAAACGAGGGCTGGACGCCGGAGCGTACCGTCCTGATCGGGTACGGctttgacgaggag ATCTCTGGaagccgcggcgccggccccaTCTCGGCCATCATCCAGGAGCGCTACGGCGTCGACAGCATCGcgttcctcgtcgacgagggcttcagcggcgtcgaggacgacgtgtACGGCCTCCGCATCGCGTCCCTCGGCATGGCGGAGAAGGGCAGCACGAGCGTCAAGCTGACGgtcgacacgctcggcgGTCACTCGTCCGTCCCGCCCCCGCACACTGGCA TCGGCTATATTTCCAAGTTCATCACCCAGATCGAGGAGCACCCCTTCAAGCCCGAGCTCACCGAGCAGTCGCCGTACCTCAAGTACCTCTCCTGCCTGTCCGAGCATGCGCCTAGCATCCCTggcaagctcaagaaggcGGTGCAGAACCCCAAGAAGTGgggcaagctcgccaagaagctcgcggccgccgacctcaaggtGAACGCCTTCCTGGCCACCACAACCGCCGTGGACCTCATcaacggcggcgtcaaggtcAACGCGCTGCCCGAGGTCGTGACTGCCGTCGTCAACCACCGCGTGTCGTTCGTGTCGTCGGTCAACGAGACGCGCCAGCACTACCTTGATGTTTTGGTGCCGTACGCCAAGAAGCTCGGCTTCAGCGTCACGGCGTtcggtgaggaggaggagcgcacCGACCGCCACTTGACCATTGAGTCTGTCCCCCGCGGCGCAGAGagcggcctcgagcccgcgccgcacacccccgccgacgcgccccccttcgagctcctcgccggaACCATCAAGACCGTGTTTGGCGAGGACACGATCGTGTCCCCCACCGGCATGTACGCCAACACGGACACGGCGCGTACCTGGCGCCTCACGAAGCACATCTTCAGGTTCAACCCCGCGCGTGTGACGGACGGACTCAACGTCCACACGGTCAACGAGCGCATGAAGCTCGACGGCCACCTCAGCACCATCCGCTTCTACTACAAGCTGCTCCACAACACTGCCGGGTGGACTGACTAG
- the mxr1 gene encoding putative peptide methionine sulfoxide reductase → MNIVRSFFSASVRKAMPRKTLAPLAPTVPTAIKSHEEAKLGDGVEVATFASGCFWGTEHLFNKYYSHLPGWKAEVGYTGGKADASDPSYKQVCTGATGHAEGVRLEYQKGAVGYAELVEFFYRTHDPTTVNAQGPDHGTQYRSGIFYHTPEQEAAAKAVTAEVQEKYLKGKPIVTEITPAGKWWTAEEYHQQYLEHNPNGYECPTHQVYW, encoded by the exons ATGAACATTGTTCGTTCATTCTTCTCAGCATCAGTTAGAAAAGCAATGCCTCGCAAGACTCTCGCACCACTCGCTCCTACCGTCCCCACGGCGATCAAGAGCCACGAAGAGGCaaagctcggcgacggcg TCGAGGTGGCCACCTTTGCTTCGGGATGCTTT TGGGGAACTGAGCACCTGTTCAACAAGTACTACTCGCACCTGCCCGGATGgaaggccgaggtcggctaCACGGGCGGCAAGGCGGACGCGAGCGACCCTT CCTACAAGCAGGTGTGTACCGGCGCGACCGGCCatgccgagggcgtgcgCCTCGAGTACCAGAAGGGCGCGGTTGGctacgccgagctcgtcgagttCTTCTACCGCACCCACGACCCCACAACGGTCAACGCGCAGGGACCTGACCACGGCACCC AGTACCGCTCCGGCATCTTCTACCACACGCCCGAGCAggaggccgctgccaaggccgtcaccgccgaggtGCAGGAGAAGTA CCTCAAGGGCAAGCCCATCGTCACCGAGATCACGCCTGCCGGCAAGTGGTGGACTGCCGAGGAGTACCACCAGCAGTACT TGGAGCACAACCCCAACGGCTACGAGTGCCCCACGCACCAAGTGTACTGGTAA
- the HNM1_12 gene encoding Choline transport protein → MTSEDHHADSKADPAALAAHDAYAAEGTLKRNIGAVGIVGLGLSIVNGWVAMSSTIVIGLGQGGAPLILYGLIGTSAINAFVIATIAELAAAYPTAGGQYVWSAILAGSAPRSDGTPRRHPLAFIVGWATVYEWIVIVAAVSIIASQAVFGLVTTFNPSFTVARWHVFLIFELVNTNSLLANVFFLTRMPGIGTFFLVLSNVVFIVILITCPATAATHQPSSFVWTQWQNEIGWDNKFVVAATGLVNPAFIWSGIDGAVHIAEDCLNPARTVPLALFSSIGLGFVTGLAMSIALLYSIQDVAAAASAELPFLTIIVQATRSKAAGAVLMAAFLLIISIMTNSIQMASSRLIWSFSRDNALPFSKRLSHVSPTLRVPVLPIVLSWFGVTVLGLLYIASDTVYNSIISCCIMLQNFAISVVAVQLMLNGRRMNPNRWLKLGAFGWVANVVTVVWTVFSTVMWLFPITPHPTAADMNYSIAVLATMALIAALDWIFYARKHFRGPSDATLQAIESENHMVETDDVEGEKGREAAAERVASVPSIEH, encoded by the exons ATGACAAGCGAAgaccaccacgccgacagcaaggccgaccccgccgcgctcgccgcccacgacgcgtacgccgccgagggcactCTCAAGCGCAACatcggcgcggtgggcatcgtcgggctcggcctcTCGATCGTCAACGGCTGGGTGGCGATGAGCTCCACCATCGTCATCGGGCTGGGACAGGGCGGGGCGCCGCTGATTCTCTACGGGCTGatcggcacgagcgcgatcAACGCGTTTGTGATTGCGACGATTGCGGAGCTGGCGGCCGCGTACCCCACCGCCGGGGGGCAGTACGTGTGGTCGGCCATCTTGGCCGGATCCGCCCCGCGCTCCGatggcacgccgcgccgccacccctTGGCCTTTATCGTCGGCTGGGCGACAGTGTACGAGTGGATCGTGATCGTTGCCGCCGTGTCCATTATCGCCAGTCAAGCCGTCTTCGGCCTCGTGACCACCTTCAACCCGAGCTTTACCGTGGCACGATGGCACGTCTTCCTCATcttcgagctcgtcaacACCAACTCGCTGCTCGCGAATGTGTTTTTCCTCACCCGCATGCCCGGCATCGGGACCTTCTTCCTCGTGCTCAGCAACGTCGTGTTTATTGTGATTCTCATCACGTGtcccgcgacggcggcgacgcacCAGCCCTCCAGCTTCGTGTGGACACAGTGGCAGAATGAGATTGGGTGGGATAACAAGTTTGTCGTGGCGGCTACTGGGCTCGTCAACCCTG CCTTCATCTGGTCCGGCATCGACGGCGCAGTACACATCGCCGAAGACTGCCTCAACCCCGCGCGGACCGTCCCGCTGGCGCTCTTCAGCTCCATCGGGCTGGGCTTCGTGACCGGCCTCGCCATGTCCATCGCACTGCTGTATTCAATCCAAgacgtcgcggcggccgcgagcgccgagctgccctTCCTCACCATCATCGTCCAAGCTACGCGCtccaaggccgccggcgcagtcCTCATGGCGGCGTTTTTGCTCATCATCAGCATCATGACCAACTCGATCCAGATGGCGAGCAGCCGGCTTATCTGGAGCTTTTCGCGGGACAACGCGCTGCCGTTTTCCAAGCGCCTATCGCACGTCTCGCCGACCCTCCGCGTGCCCGTGCTCCCCATCGTGTTGAGTTGGTTCGGGGTCAcggtcctcggcctgctctACATCGCCAGCGACACAGTGTACAACTCGATCATATCGTGCTGCATCATGCTGCAGAACTTTGCGatcagcgtcgtcgcggtgcaGCTCATGCTCAACGGCCGCAGGATGAACCCCAACCGCtggctcaagctcggcgcgttCGGCTGGGTGGCCAATGTCGTCACGGTTGTGTGGACGGTGTTCTCGACCGTCATGTGGCTGTTCCCTATCACGCCGCATCCCACAGCGGCGGACATGA aCTACTCCATCGCAGTCCTCGCCACAATggccctcatcgccgccctcgactgGATCTTCTACGCGCGCAAGCACTTCCGCGGCCCGtccgacgcgacgctgcaGGCGATCGAGAGCGAGAATCATATGGTGGAGACGGATGACGTTGAGGGGGAGAaggggcgcgaggcggcggcggagcgtgTTGCCTCGGTGCCGTCTATTGAGCACTAG